One Thermofilum pendens Hrk 5 DNA segment encodes these proteins:
- a CDS encoding DNA-directed RNA polymerase subunit H — protein sequence MPRKFDVLEHELVPKHVLLSKEEANRLLKAMGLKKSELPWIYSTDPVARALKAKPGDVIMIIRQSPTAGESVAFRLVMRG from the coding sequence ATGCCTAGGAAGTTCGATGTTTTGGAGCACGAGCTTGTGCCTAAGCACGTGTTGCTCTCTAAAGAGGAGGCCAACAGGCTACTTAAAGCTATGGGGCTGAAGAAGTCAGAGCTACCGTGGATATACTCGACCGACCCTGTTGCCAGGGCTTTGAAGGCTAAGCCCGGAGACGTGATAATGATTATAAGGCAAAGCCCGACAGCCGGAGAGTCTGTGGCATTCAGGCTGGTGATGCGCGGATGA
- a CDS encoding glycine--tRNA ligase: MEEKYRDITLDELTDLCIRRGIVFPSGRIYGGLAGFYDYGPVGVELERNILNDWWKWFVETRDDIYGIDGAIITHPRTWEASGHVESFIDYIVTCTSCGAEYRADHLLEEVGVKIPEYSLETIKSLIENNNVRCPACGGKLSEPRKFNLMFDTQVGPRKSMTAYLRPETAQLIFTNFKNVVFTMGATLPFGIAQIGKAFRNEISPRNFLFRLREFTQMEIEYFVNPEKLNECPYFKEVEELRVNFLSAEEQERGVSEAKSIKLGEAVETGVIKNAWHAYWIGESLRWLWSLGLRPERLRVREHVKTELAHYAVQTFDIEYFFPYMGWKEIEGIANRSDYDLKRHQEYSGEALHIVDNGKTVIPYVIEPSFGLERILLAVLTDSYVREERRTYLRLKPRIAPFKCAVFPLVKRDGLDVKAREIYNQLKKHFRCYYDEDGSIGRRYAKADEIGVPFSITIDGQTLRDDTVTIRFRDTKEQIRERVENLKARLSELIATL; this comes from the coding sequence GTGGAAGAAAAGTACAGAGATATTACCCTCGACGAGCTAACGGATCTCTGCATTCGTAGGGGTATAGTATTTCCAAGTGGGAGGATATACGGCGGACTGGCAGGGTTCTATGACTATGGACCGGTAGGTGTCGAGCTAGAGCGCAACATTCTGAACGATTGGTGGAAGTGGTTTGTCGAGACGAGGGACGATATCTACGGAATAGACGGAGCGATAATAACCCACCCTAGAACCTGGGAGGCTAGCGGACACGTTGAAAGCTTTATCGACTACATAGTTACGTGTACGTCCTGCGGAGCAGAGTACAGGGCAGACCATCTGCTCGAAGAGGTGGGCGTGAAGATCCCAGAGTACTCCCTCGAGACGATAAAGTCACTCATAGAAAACAACAACGTACGTTGCCCAGCGTGCGGAGGTAAACTCTCGGAGCCCAGAAAATTCAACCTCATGTTCGACACGCAGGTTGGGCCCAGGAAATCTATGACGGCGTACCTTAGGCCGGAGACTGCCCAGCTGATATTCACCAACTTCAAGAACGTAGTCTTTACAATGGGGGCTACCCTTCCTTTCGGGATCGCGCAGATAGGGAAGGCTTTCAGGAACGAAATATCTCCTAGAAACTTCCTTTTCAGGTTGCGGGAGTTCACGCAGATGGAGATAGAGTACTTTGTAAACCCTGAAAAGCTGAACGAGTGCCCCTACTTTAAAGAGGTCGAGGAGCTACGCGTGAACTTCCTGTCGGCCGAGGAGCAGGAGAGAGGTGTTTCCGAGGCCAAAAGCATTAAGCTTGGCGAGGCCGTAGAAACAGGAGTAATTAAGAACGCGTGGCATGCTTACTGGATAGGGGAGTCTCTTAGATGGCTTTGGAGCCTGGGACTACGGCCTGAGAGGCTAAGGGTGCGGGAACACGTGAAGACAGAGCTAGCGCATTACGCTGTGCAGACGTTCGACATCGAGTACTTCTTCCCGTACATGGGCTGGAAGGAGATAGAGGGTATCGCGAATAGGTCTGACTACGACTTGAAAAGACACCAGGAGTACAGCGGTGAAGCTCTCCACATAGTCGACAACGGCAAAACCGTGATACCCTACGTGATCGAACCATCCTTTGGCTTGGAGAGGATACTCCTAGCCGTGCTCACGGACTCCTACGTGAGGGAGGAGAGGAGGACCTACTTGAGGTTAAAGCCGAGGATAGCCCCCTTTAAGTGCGCAGTCTTCCCGCTGGTAAAACGAGACGGGCTCGACGTGAAAGCCCGCGAGATTTACAACCAGCTGAAGAAACACTTTAGGTGTTACTACGACGAGGATGGAAGCATAGGGCGGCGATACGCGAAGGCTGACGAGATAGGCGTACCGTTCTCGATAACTATCGACGGACAAACACTGAGGGACGATACCGTCACGATACGCTTCCGAGACACGAAAGAACAAATACGGGAAAGAGTGGAAAACCTTAAGGCCAGGCTCTCAGAGCTAATCGCGACGCTGTGA